A single window of Chitinophaga sp. XS-30 DNA harbors:
- a CDS encoding HU family DNA-binding protein — MNKAELIDKLAKDAGVTKTQANDALDSFTKAVADTLKKGGKVTLVGFGTFSVSKRAARNGRNPQTGQIIKIKAKKVAKFKAGKALSDKL; from the coding sequence ATGAACAAAGCCGAATTGATCGACAAACTCGCCAAAGATGCTGGCGTTACTAAAACACAAGCTAACGATGCTTTGGATTCTTTCACTAAAGCTGTTGCTGATACCCTGAAAAAAGGTGGTAAAGTAACTTTGGTTGGTTTCGGTACTTTCTCTGTTTCCAAACGTGCTGCACGTAACGGTAGAAACCCCCAGACTGGCCAGATCATCAAGATCAAAGCTAAGAAAGTTGCTAAATTCAAAGCTGGTAAAGCACTGTCTGACAAGCTCTAG
- a CDS encoding sensor histidine kinase KdpD — protein sequence MPTALFAQKQAISQLKTGLPLHGGDSLQYADALNRLGLLYLFRQLDSSYYYAREGYALSHRLRYNKGIADAGINLGSCFTLFHNNRLATRFYQDGLQRYRQLGDSAGICKALFCIGILYQQDNRQNMAASYINDAMAIGSRLLHDSAWAPVLTGYYMVFAGDSSRQDSARLALRKSREIAGMYGDRQTIISTDLCFAREQMRAGKPGTAVQDLTVLAADAAEGGFLYLAASAYGQLDEYAAIYHLPDTIQYRRKMMQAAMDGGYRQLLIRPAAALYRYYKQQGPAAALPYADVLERISEDREGITRQEGGSYLEVLLQEEERRTQRLSNALQQQNLVLESLESRNRNLLISFFVVCGLLLTGLIIMNFRLVHFTRRSTNRQEQLNRALNEKNRHLQHHDDFKNKLLSILAHDFRLPLGHIINASQLFAREDIRNEEMREISSSIASMATETLHLFESVLRWVKSQLAGFEYEPKPYLLHELWREVQEPMAGDIQARALQLALNIPGELVVQADREMLQFVNRNLLHNAVKFSPDGGNITIDARPEDDRVIITVTNEGGIAAADIPFVFDYKIAGRYARETGRGAGIALIICKDFVERMGGTISVRSDGRSFTAFEYVI from the coding sequence ATGCCAACCGCACTCTTCGCTCAGAAGCAGGCCATCAGCCAGTTAAAAACAGGATTGCCGCTACATGGGGGGGACAGCCTTCAATATGCCGATGCACTCAACCGTCTTGGCCTTCTTTACCTCTTCCGGCAGCTGGACAGCAGCTATTATTACGCCAGGGAAGGGTATGCGCTTTCTCACCGGCTTCGCTACAACAAGGGAATTGCCGATGCCGGGATAAATCTTGGCTCCTGTTTTACCCTCTTTCACAACAACAGACTGGCCACCCGGTTCTACCAGGATGGCCTGCAGCGTTACCGGCAGCTGGGGGATTCTGCCGGTATCTGCAAGGCGTTGTTTTGTATCGGTATCCTTTATCAGCAGGATAACCGGCAGAACATGGCAGCGTCTTATATAAATGATGCGATGGCCATTGGCAGCCGGCTGCTCCACGACTCTGCCTGGGCGCCCGTGCTGACCGGTTATTATATGGTGTTTGCGGGGGACAGCTCCCGCCAGGATTCTGCACGACTGGCCCTCCGGAAATCGCGGGAGATCGCCGGAATGTATGGCGACAGGCAGACGATCATCAGTACAGACCTCTGTTTTGCCCGGGAGCAGATGCGTGCCGGAAAGCCGGGGACTGCTGTGCAAGATCTCACAGTGCTTGCGGCTGACGCAGCAGAAGGGGGATTTTTATATCTCGCCGCCTCCGCTTATGGGCAGCTGGATGAGTATGCGGCGATTTATCATCTGCCTGATACCATTCAATACCGCCGGAAAATGATGCAGGCCGCCATGGATGGCGGATATAGACAACTGCTCATCCGGCCGGCCGCGGCACTTTACCGGTATTACAAACAACAGGGCCCCGCCGCTGCCTTGCCATATGCGGATGTGCTGGAAAGGATATCGGAAGACCGCGAAGGCATAACCCGGCAGGAAGGCGGGAGTTATCTCGAGGTGCTTCTTCAGGAAGAGGAGCGCAGGACACAGCGGCTCAGCAATGCGCTGCAGCAGCAGAACCTGGTCCTGGAGTCCCTGGAATCGAGGAACAGGAACCTGCTGATCTCTTTTTTTGTGGTCTGCGGCCTTCTGCTGACCGGCCTCATTATTATGAATTTCCGGTTAGTCCATTTCACCCGCCGGAGCACAAACCGCCAGGAGCAGCTCAACCGTGCGCTCAATGAAAAGAACCGGCATCTCCAGCATCATGACGATTTCAAGAACAAACTGCTGAGCATTCTGGCGCATGATTTCCGTTTACCGCTCGGGCATATCATCAATGCATCCCAGTTATTCGCCCGGGAAGACATCCGGAATGAGGAGATGCGGGAGATATCATCCTCCATCGCGTCGATGGCAACCGAGACGCTGCACCTCTTCGAGAGTGTGCTCAGGTGGGTGAAGTCGCAGCTGGCCGGCTTCGAGTACGAGCCGAAGCCCTATCTGCTGCATGAGTTGTGGAGGGAAGTGCAGGAACCGATGGCCGGGGATATCCAGGCCAGGGCGCTTCAGCTTGCGCTGAATATTCCGGGGGAGCTTGTGGTGCAGGCTGACAGGGAGATGCTGCAATTCGTGAACCGGAACCTGCTGCATAACGCGGTGAAGTTTTCGCCGGATGGAGGAAATATAACGATCGACGCCCGACCGGAGGACGACCGTGTAATCATTACCGTTACAAATGAAGGAGGGATCGCTGCGGCGGACATTCCCTTTGTTTTTGATTACAAGATCGCGGGTAGATATGCCCGGGAAACCGGTCGTGGTGCGGGAATTGCCCTGATCATCTGTAAGGATTTTGTGGAAAGGATGGGCGGAACGATATCCGTGCGGAGCGATGGCCGGAGTTTCACTGCTTTTGAATATGTGATCTGA
- a CDS encoding ATP-dependent DNA helicase — MSLRDPQQYNQRFQDVYARLNERQRLAVDNTEGPVMVIAGPGTGKTQILASRIGKILRDTDFLPHNILCLTYTDAGTVAMRKRLTDFIGPDAYRVNIHTFHSFCNEVIQDNLSLFEKNVLDPISDLEKIQLLKTLIDGFQKDNPLKRYRGDVYFDMRNLANLFSTMKREGWSPAFIKEKVEAYVASLPGREDYIYKRASGRFKKGDLKEEKLAGEKEKMVRLLAAVEQFDIFQQMMHKANRYDFDDMINWVIRAFEQYPNLLADYKERFQYLLVDEYQDTSGTQNKLISLLTGGEEKPNVFVVGDDDQSIYRFQGANIENMAQFAEGFAKDLLTVVLTQNYRSVQQVLDVSMALISNNKGSRLVDQLPGLSKQLVASNEKLQGLDIPPVIRRYNTPRDEMAAITLEVEQLLQTGVQPGKIAIIYKENKYGEELALYFRLKQLPFYSKRSINLFEQPFSRKVIHILRYIASELETPYSGDDLLFEIMHYDFYRVPPIEAARISIEVAEKGYSEKEKTSIRKYLQEWNKTRNPTLFSLAPHEEAMRLGNLLEKWIGDAYNVTLQQLFAQVISEGGILSYVMASPEKIWLMKILQALFDFVKEETRRNPDMNIVSMMETVALMESNKLPIPLVQVSGNEKGVNLLTAHGAKGLEFEYVFMAGTNSHLWEKKKRSASGFTLPDTVFSTEATSTDEQELRRLFYVAMTRAEKYLYISYPEFRQDGKPLEPSMFISEILQSHILPEQKIELPEETLFQFELLQYGKESAPEIEKVDQLFIDTLLSGFVMNVTALNNYLRCPLAFFYQNLVRVPVGRSESTEFGSAVHYALEKLFQKMQNNNSIFPPVEEFIRDFSYSMRRNRECFTREAFERRMEYGRDILTEYYDKYVHTWNTVVSIERNIRNVVVNGVPVKGKIDKLEFNGKEVNVVDYKTGDFEKAKKDLRKFDRPNERNPDGGDYWRQGVFYKILLDNYKQKDWQVVSTEFDFIEPNRQKEYFREKITITAEDTTTVTQQITDTWAKIQNKDFYTGCGKEDCRWCNFVKDNRLQVALHSLVEEEEEE, encoded by the coding sequence ATGAGTCTGAGAGATCCGCAACAATATAACCAAAGGTTCCAGGATGTTTATGCCCGGTTGAATGAACGCCAGCGGCTGGCGGTAGACAATACCGAAGGCCCGGTAATGGTCATTGCCGGACCGGGTACTGGAAAAACACAGATCCTCGCCTCCCGTATCGGCAAGATCCTGCGGGATACGGACTTCCTCCCGCATAACATCCTCTGCCTCACCTATACGGACGCCGGCACGGTAGCCATGCGCAAGCGGCTGACCGATTTTATCGGTCCCGATGCCTACCGCGTCAACATCCATACCTTCCATTCTTTTTGTAACGAAGTCATCCAGGATAACCTGTCCCTCTTTGAAAAGAACGTGCTGGACCCGATCTCCGATCTCGAAAAGATCCAGCTGCTCAAAACACTGATCGACGGGTTTCAGAAAGACAATCCCCTGAAGCGTTACCGCGGGGATGTGTATTTTGATATGCGCAACCTGGCCAACCTTTTTTCCACCATGAAAAGGGAAGGATGGAGCCCCGCATTCATCAAAGAAAAAGTGGAGGCCTATGTGGCGTCACTGCCGGGACGGGAGGATTACATCTATAAAAGGGCCAGCGGACGTTTCAAAAAAGGCGACCTGAAAGAGGAGAAGCTGGCCGGCGAAAAAGAGAAAATGGTCCGGCTGCTTGCTGCGGTGGAACAGTTCGATATCTTCCAGCAGATGATGCACAAAGCCAACCGTTACGACTTTGATGACATGATCAACTGGGTGATCCGGGCTTTTGAACAATATCCCAACCTGCTGGCCGATTATAAGGAACGCTTCCAGTACCTTCTCGTAGATGAATACCAGGATACCAGCGGCACGCAGAACAAGCTTATCTCGCTGCTGACCGGTGGTGAAGAAAAACCCAACGTGTTCGTGGTTGGCGATGATGACCAGTCCATTTACCGCTTTCAGGGCGCGAATATCGAGAACATGGCACAGTTTGCGGAAGGTTTTGCCAAAGACCTGCTTACGGTGGTGCTCACCCAGAACTACCGCTCCGTGCAGCAAGTACTGGACGTATCCATGGCGCTCATCAGCAACAACAAAGGCTCCCGGCTGGTAGACCAGCTCCCCGGCCTCAGCAAGCAACTGGTGGCCTCCAATGAAAAGTTGCAGGGGCTGGACATTCCGCCCGTCATCCGCCGGTACAACACTCCCCGCGACGAGATGGCCGCCATCACGCTGGAAGTGGAGCAACTGTTGCAAACGGGGGTACAACCAGGCAAGATCGCCATCATCTACAAGGAAAACAAATACGGAGAAGAGCTGGCATTATATTTCCGCCTGAAGCAACTGCCTTTTTATTCCAAACGCAGCATCAACCTGTTCGAACAGCCCTTCTCGCGGAAAGTGATCCACATCCTGCGTTACATTGCCAGCGAGCTGGAAACGCCCTATAGCGGGGACGACCTGCTTTTCGAGATCATGCACTACGACTTTTACCGCGTGCCGCCGATCGAAGCCGCGCGGATCAGTATAGAAGTGGCGGAAAAAGGCTACAGCGAAAAAGAAAAAACATCCATCCGGAAATACCTGCAGGAGTGGAACAAGACCCGCAACCCTACGCTGTTCTCTCTCGCCCCGCATGAGGAAGCCATGCGCCTGGGCAACCTGCTGGAGAAGTGGATCGGGGATGCCTATAACGTAACCCTGCAGCAGCTTTTTGCGCAGGTCATCAGTGAAGGCGGCATCTTGTCCTACGTAATGGCATCGCCGGAAAAGATCTGGCTGATGAAGATATTGCAGGCGTTGTTTGATTTTGTAAAAGAAGAAACCCGCCGCAACCCGGATATGAATATCGTGTCCATGATGGAAACCGTCGCCCTCATGGAAAGCAATAAACTGCCCATCCCGCTGGTACAGGTATCCGGTAATGAAAAAGGCGTGAACCTGCTCACCGCGCACGGCGCCAAAGGGCTGGAATTTGAATATGTGTTCATGGCCGGCACCAATTCCCACCTCTGGGAAAAGAAAAAGCGCAGCGCCTCCGGATTCACCCTGCCTGATACCGTGTTTTCCACGGAAGCTACCTCCACCGATGAACAGGAGCTTCGCCGTCTTTTCTATGTGGCCATGACAAGGGCGGAAAAATATTTATACATCAGCTATCCGGAGTTCCGGCAGGACGGCAAACCGCTGGAGCCGAGCATGTTCATCTCCGAGATACTGCAATCGCACATCCTGCCCGAGCAAAAGATCGAGCTGCCTGAGGAAACGCTTTTCCAGTTCGAGCTGCTGCAATACGGGAAAGAATCCGCACCGGAGATAGAGAAAGTGGACCAGTTGTTCATAGATACCCTGCTGAGCGGGTTTGTGATGAATGTTACCGCGTTGAACAACTACCTGCGCTGTCCGCTCGCCTTTTTTTACCAGAACCTCGTTCGCGTGCCCGTTGGCCGCTCCGAGAGCACGGAATTCGGTTCCGCAGTGCATTATGCGCTGGAAAAGCTGTTCCAGAAAATGCAGAACAACAACAGCATCTTCCCGCCGGTGGAAGAATTCATCCGCGATTTCTCCTACAGCATGCGGCGCAACCGGGAATGCTTTACCCGGGAAGCGTTTGAACGAAGGATGGAATACGGGCGGGACATTCTCACGGAATATTACGATAAGTACGTCCACACCTGGAACACCGTGGTCAGCATCGAGCGCAATATCCGCAACGTTGTGGTGAACGGCGTTCCGGTAAAAGGAAAGATCGACAAGCTGGAATTCAACGGCAAGGAAGTGAATGTGGTGGATTACAAAACGGGGGATTTCGAGAAAGCGAAGAAAGACCTCCGGAAGTTTGACCGCCCGAATGAACGCAATCCGGATGGTGGCGACTACTGGCGGCAGGGAGTATTTTATAAAATTTTGTTAGATAATTATAAACAGAAGGACTGGCAGGTTGTTAGCACGGAATTTGATTTCATTGAGCCGAACAGGCAAAAGGAGTATTTCCGGGAAAAGATCACCATCACCGCGGAAGATACGACCACTGTTACACAGCAGATCACTGATACCTGGGCGAAGATCCAGAACAAGGATTTCTATACCGGCTGCGGAAAAGAGGATTGCCGCTGGTGCAATTTCGTGAAGGACAACCGGCTGCAGGTAGCGCTGCATTCACTGGTGGAAGAGGAGGAAGAAGAATAA
- the rpsB gene encoding 30S ribosomal protein S2, with product MENNTSLQQQLLEAGVHFGHLKKKWNPKMLPYIFAEKKGIHIIDLNKTVEGLQETAAALKSIAKSGKKIMFVATKKQAKEIVADAAKRVNMPYVTERWLGGMLTNFSTIRKSVKKMQSIEKMLTDGTFDNITKKERLTLSRDKDKMEKVLGGIAQLARVPAALFIVDISHEHIALAEAKRLGVSTFGMVDTNSDPTKVDFAIPANDDATKSIAIIVSYITAAIAEGLAERAVEKTDEVEEEETDNKLRKFELEGGDERGERGRRPGGPGGRTGGPGGNRGPGGGNRGGGPGRSGGGNRPGGSRPGGNRPGGGGGFRPSGAGRPGPSR from the coding sequence ATGGAAAATAATACTTCATTACAGCAGCAGTTACTGGAAGCCGGTGTACACTTCGGTCACCTGAAGAAAAAGTGGAACCCGAAGATGCTGCCTTATATTTTCGCAGAAAAGAAAGGTATTCATATCATCGACCTGAACAAAACTGTTGAAGGTCTGCAGGAGACAGCAGCTGCGCTGAAATCCATCGCAAAAAGCGGCAAAAAGATCATGTTCGTTGCTACCAAAAAGCAGGCGAAAGAGATCGTTGCCGATGCAGCAAAACGTGTTAACATGCCCTACGTGACCGAAAGGTGGCTGGGTGGTATGCTGACCAACTTTTCAACTATCCGGAAGAGTGTAAAGAAAATGCAGAGCATCGAGAAAATGCTGACGGATGGTACTTTCGATAACATTACCAAGAAAGAGCGTCTGACGCTTTCCCGCGATAAGGACAAAATGGAAAAAGTGCTGGGCGGTATCGCTCAACTGGCACGTGTTCCGGCTGCCCTGTTCATCGTAGATATCAGCCATGAGCACATTGCACTGGCTGAAGCCAAACGCCTCGGCGTTTCTACATTCGGTATGGTGGATACCAACTCCGATCCTACCAAGGTTGACTTCGCTATCCCTGCGAATGACGACGCTACCAAATCCATCGCTATCATCGTTAGCTACATTACAGCAGCTATCGCAGAAGGCCTGGCCGAAAGAGCTGTTGAAAAAACAGACGAGGTAGAGGAAGAAGAAACAGACAACAAACTGCGCAAGTTTGAACTGGAAGGCGGTGATGAACGTGGCGAAAGAGGCCGCAGGCCTGGTGGTCCCGGTGGCAGAACCGGCGGACCCGGCGGTAACCGTGGACCCGGTGGTGGTAACCGCGGTGGCGGACCCGGCAGAAGCGGCGGTGGTAACCGTCCAGGCGGAAGCCGTCCTGGTGGCAATCGCCCCGGTGGTGGCGGAGGATTCCGTCCCTCAGGAGCAGGCAGACCCGGCCCCTCCAGATAA
- the pyrH gene encoding UMP kinase, whose translation MLPKYKRILLKLSGEALMGDSNYGIDPKVISQYAHDIKSVTDLGVQVAIVIGGGNIYRGMNEAETGIERAQGDYMGMLATVINGMAMQSGLERAGMYTRLQSAIKMEQIAEPYIRRRAIRHLEKGRVVIFGAGTGNPYFTTDTAASLRAIEIQADVILKGTRVDGIYTADPEKDPTATKFESITFAEVYQKSLNVMDMTAFTLCQENKLPIIVFDMNKMGNLLHVIMGRNVGTLVKG comes from the coding sequence ATGTTGCCAAAGTACAAACGAATTCTGCTCAAGCTGAGTGGCGAAGCCCTGATGGGAGATAGTAATTATGGAATCGATCCAAAGGTAATTTCCCAGTATGCGCATGATATCAAATCGGTTACCGACCTCGGGGTGCAGGTAGCGATCGTGATCGGCGGAGGGAATATTTACCGGGGAATGAATGAAGCGGAAACCGGTATTGAACGAGCGCAGGGCGACTATATGGGCATGCTGGCTACGGTCATCAATGGTATGGCTATGCAGAGTGGTCTGGAAAGAGCAGGGATGTACACGCGCCTGCAATCTGCCATTAAAATGGAACAGATCGCGGAACCTTATATCCGCCGCCGCGCCATTCGTCACCTGGAAAAAGGGCGTGTGGTGATCTTCGGCGCCGGAACAGGAAATCCTTATTTCACTACGGACACCGCTGCTTCCCTTCGCGCCATCGAAATACAGGCGGACGTGATCCTGAAAGGAACGCGGGTAGACGGTATTTACACCGCAGACCCCGAGAAGGACCCTACAGCCACAAAATTTGAGTCGATCACCTTCGCCGAAGTGTACCAGAAATCTCTGAACGTAATGGATATGACCGCGTTCACCCTCTGCCAGGAAAACAAGCTGCCGATCATTGTGTTTGACATGAACAAAATGGGAAACCTCCTGCACGTCATTATGGGCAGGAATGTTGGCACCTTGGTAAAAGGATAA
- the tsf gene encoding translation elongation factor Ts: MATITAADVNKLRQQTGAGMMDCRKALVETDGDFEKAVDYLRKKGQKVAALRSDRETKEGVVIAKTTADSKAGVIVLLSCETDFVAKNDEFIKFAQSIADLALANNIQSADELNAAQLDGASVADKVNDQVAKIGEKITLSKFERIEAAAVTAYIHGNYRMGVLVGFSKPVSEEVGKDVAMQIAAMNPIAVDADGVPAELIAREKEIAVEQIKAEGKPAEMAEKIAAGKINKFYKESTLLQQAFVKDGNKSVADHLKSVDAELKVSSFKRVALG; this comes from the coding sequence ATGGCAACAATTACAGCAGCTGATGTAAACAAACTGCGTCAGCAAACAGGAGCTGGTATGATGGATTGCAGGAAGGCGCTGGTGGAAACAGACGGTGACTTTGAAAAAGCAGTTGATTACCTGCGCAAAAAAGGACAAAAAGTAGCTGCCCTGCGTTCCGACCGCGAAACCAAAGAAGGCGTAGTGATCGCCAAGACCACTGCAGACAGCAAAGCAGGCGTGATCGTACTCCTGAGCTGCGAAACCGACTTCGTGGCGAAGAATGACGAGTTCATCAAATTTGCACAATCCATTGCTGATCTGGCACTGGCCAATAATATCCAGTCTGCGGATGAACTGAATGCTGCCCAGCTGGATGGCGCTTCCGTTGCGGATAAAGTGAACGACCAGGTGGCCAAGATCGGTGAAAAGATCACCCTGAGCAAATTCGAAAGGATCGAAGCTGCTGCTGTGACTGCCTACATCCACGGTAACTACCGCATGGGCGTACTGGTTGGCTTCAGCAAACCGGTTTCTGAAGAGGTAGGTAAAGACGTAGCTATGCAGATCGCAGCCATGAACCCGATCGCAGTAGATGCGGATGGTGTTCCTGCTGAGTTGATCGCAAGGGAAAAAGAGATCGCTGTTGAGCAGATCAAGGCAGAAGGCAAACCCGCTGAAATGGCCGAAAAGATCGCTGCCGGCAAGATCAATAAATTCTATAAGGAAAGCACCCTGCTGCAGCAAGCCTTCGTAAAAGACGGCAACAAATCTGTAGCAGACCACCTGAAATCCGTAGATGCGGAACTGAAGGTTTCTTCCTTCAAACGCGTGGCTTTGGGATAA
- the pdxH gene encoding pyridoxamine 5'-phosphate oxidase: MINQKIAALRQDYKRATLDEQDAAPVPVAQFERWWQEVIQSELEEPNAMTLATSTADGRPSARIVLLKSFDEQGFLFFTNYDSRKGHELAENPRATLLFFWKELERQVRIEGTVTKAGAAVSDAYFLSRPMGSRIGAIASPQSQVIPGRDFLENRVLELERELAQTGPGRPEHWGGYVVKPEVVEFWQGRSSRLHDRLRYVLQEGNSWKIERLAP; encoded by the coding sequence ATGATCAATCAAAAGATAGCAGCATTGCGGCAGGATTACAAAAGAGCAACACTTGACGAGCAGGATGCGGCGCCGGTGCCGGTGGCTCAGTTTGAGCGCTGGTGGCAGGAGGTGATACAGAGCGAGCTGGAGGAGCCGAATGCCATGACATTGGCTACCAGCACCGCGGATGGCCGGCCTTCAGCGCGGATCGTGCTGTTGAAGAGTTTCGATGAGCAGGGTTTTCTTTTCTTTACGAATTACGACAGCCGGAAGGGGCATGAGCTGGCGGAGAACCCCAGGGCAACCCTGCTGTTTTTCTGGAAAGAGCTGGAGCGCCAGGTACGTATAGAGGGCACCGTTACAAAAGCGGGTGCCGCGGTGAGTGATGCATATTTCCTGTCTCGCCCCATGGGCAGCCGGATAGGTGCGATAGCCTCGCCACAGAGCCAGGTGATTCCCGGGCGGGATTTTCTGGAGAACAGGGTGTTGGAACTGGAGAGGGAGCTTGCACAGACCGGGCCGGGGCGTCCGGAACATTGGGGGGGATATGTGGTGAAACCTGAGGTGGTGGAGTTTTGGCAGGGGCGTAGCAGCAGGCTGCACGACCGTCTGCGGTATGTTTTGCAGGAAGGGAATAGCTGGAAAATAGAGCGCCTGGCGCCTTGA
- a CDS encoding 30S ribosomal protein THX, protein MGRGDIKTKKGKISNGSFGKSRPAKVKKTAAPKAEKKA, encoded by the coding sequence ATGGGTAGAGGAGATATCAAAACAAAGAAAGGCAAAATCTCTAACGGATCATTCGGCAAAAGCCGTCCTGCCAAAGTCAAAAAGACTGCTGCGCCTAAAGCTGAGAAGAAAGCCTAG
- a CDS encoding exodeoxyribonuclease III, producing MRIVTYNVNGLRSAMTKGFCEWLKTDPADIICLQEVKAHRENVDYLQFETLGYEDFWYPAQKKGYSGVAILTKIKPDNVQYGNGYMQSDAEGRVLRADFGDITLINAYFPSGTTGEERQTYKYQWLDEFYGYLDQLRKERPNLVVVGDYNIAHKPIDIHNPVSNKDSSGFLPEERAWMSKLFDNGFVDTFRHFHPEPHQYSWWSFRANARNNNKGWRIDYINVTSPLQDRLADASIWQDVKHSDHCPVYLQLKP from the coding sequence ATGCGAATCGTTACCTATAATGTAAACGGACTGCGCTCCGCTATGACCAAGGGCTTCTGCGAATGGCTAAAAACCGATCCGGCAGACATCATCTGCCTTCAGGAAGTAAAAGCACACCGCGAGAATGTGGACTATCTCCAGTTTGAAACGCTGGGGTATGAGGATTTCTGGTACCCCGCCCAGAAAAAAGGATATAGCGGGGTTGCCATCCTGACCAAAATAAAACCCGATAACGTCCAATACGGTAACGGCTACATGCAAAGCGATGCCGAAGGAAGGGTTTTACGGGCCGATTTCGGGGACATCACCCTCATTAATGCCTATTTCCCTTCCGGCACTACCGGGGAAGAAAGACAGACCTATAAATATCAATGGCTGGATGAGTTCTACGGATACCTTGACCAGCTCCGGAAAGAACGCCCGAACCTCGTTGTGGTGGGTGACTATAATATCGCCCATAAGCCGATCGATATACACAACCCCGTCAGCAACAAGGACTCCTCCGGGTTCCTGCCGGAAGAAAGGGCATGGATGAGCAAACTGTTCGATAACGGCTTTGTGGATACCTTCCGGCATTTTCATCCCGAACCGCATCAATACAGCTGGTGGAGTTTCCGCGCCAATGCCCGGAACAACAACAAAGGCTGGCGCATCGATTATATCAATGTAACCTCGCCGTTGCAGGACCGCCTTGCCGATGCCAGTATCTGGCAGGACGTCAAGCATTCCGACCACTGTCCCGTTTACCTTCAATTGAAACCATAA
- a CDS encoding DUF3298 and DUF4163 domain-containing protein, with protein MKIQRCLPAFIICLAACQQPAKQQASQDSTVAAATQRPVFYTRLKGTLAGQPVTMQLVRSGEQQYEGWYAYDSIGHPIPLYHQQDSSGRIVLAEYSGMDDTPPVFTGEITPDGHFKGRWVGSRQFEFDLQEDTKGAVLFDVFSFSDSAVLFYNDPGSPMAIASASIVWPVGGTDEAGLEVIRQAIGKSIRNPDSLVKAPVNGFLKDYLQQRGEVDTNALETGMGATWNWTAESRTRVVWNQYPLVVLESAGYEYTGGAHGNYGSIFSVIDLARKKVLAPADVFKPGYEKVLSVALEKAFRAKYNVPANEKLNQGYLFGASIMPNQNFFITGKGVTFCYTPYEIAAYVMGQITLFVPFEDVKDIVNEAYLQ; from the coding sequence ATGAAAATACAGCGCTGCCTGCCTGCTTTCATCATCTGCCTGGCGGCCTGCCAGCAGCCGGCAAAGCAACAGGCGTCACAGGATTCAACGGTTGCCGCCGCAACACAACGCCCCGTTTTTTATACAAGGCTGAAAGGTACACTCGCGGGGCAGCCTGTGACGATGCAACTCGTCAGATCAGGAGAGCAGCAGTACGAAGGATGGTATGCTTATGACAGTATCGGCCATCCCATCCCCCTGTATCACCAGCAGGATTCGTCCGGCAGGATCGTTCTCGCGGAATACTCCGGCATGGACGATACACCCCCTGTTTTCACAGGGGAGATCACGCCGGACGGTCATTTCAAAGGCCGTTGGGTGGGCAGCCGCCAGTTCGAATTCGACCTGCAGGAAGATACGAAAGGTGCCGTGCTGTTCGATGTATTCAGCTTTTCAGATTCCGCTGTTCTTTTCTATAATGATCCCGGGTCTCCCATGGCCATCGCTTCCGCCAGCATCGTATGGCCGGTTGGCGGCACGGATGAGGCCGGCCTGGAGGTGATCCGGCAGGCCATCGGAAAATCCATACGGAACCCGGACAGCCTGGTAAAAGCACCGGTAAACGGCTTTCTGAAGGACTATCTGCAGCAGCGCGGCGAAGTGGACACGAATGCCCTCGAAACCGGAATGGGCGCTACCTGGAACTGGACTGCCGAAAGCCGTACCCGGGTAGTATGGAACCAGTATCCGCTTGTTGTGCTGGAATCCGCGGGCTACGAATATACCGGCGGCGCGCATGGCAATTACGGCAGCATATTTTCCGTGATCGATCTGGCCAGGAAAAAAGTGCTTGCACCGGCCGATGTCTTCAAACCAGGGTATGAAAAAGTGCTGTCCGTCGCCCTCGAAAAGGCCTTCCGCGCAAAGTATAACGTACCGGCCAACGAAAAGCTGAACCAGGGGTATCTCTTCGGAGCATCCATCATGCCCAATCAGAATTTTTTTATCACCGGCAAAGGCGTTACCTTTTGCTATACTCCCTATGAGATCGCCGCTTATGTCATGGGCCAGATCACCCTGTTCGTTCCCTTTGAGGATGTGAAAGATATTGTGAATGAAGCTTACCTGCAATAA
- a CDS encoding DUF4286 family protein: MLIYNVTTKVSPMIHESWLEWMKKEHIPEIIATGLFHDYRICRLLDQDDSDGPTYAVQYFTDTLENYHTYLQEHAGLLRQKSFDAFGDQFVAFRTVMQVV; the protein is encoded by the coding sequence ATGCTTATATATAATGTAACGACCAAGGTATCGCCAATGATCCATGAAAGCTGGCTGGAATGGATGAAAAAGGAGCATATCCCGGAGATCATCGCCACCGGCCTTTTCCACGATTACCGGATATGCAGGCTGCTGGATCAGGACGATTCCGATGGCCCCACCTATGCCGTGCAGTATTTCACCGATACCCTGGAGAACTATCATACCTATCTCCAGGAGCATGCGGGCCTGCTGCGCCAGAAGAGCTTCGATGCCTTCGGAGACCAGTTTGTAGCGTTCCGGACCGTTATGCAGGTGGTCTGA